A region of the Mytilus galloprovincialis chromosome 1, xbMytGall1.hap1.1, whole genome shotgun sequence genome:
ttccgaGCTCTAATGCATTAATTCCGTTTGCTATGCATCAGAATAAGAATAAAGGTTCTGTAGATGTTTTTTCAATTGCAATTTTTAACACAGCGAAATCGGCATAGCGTTTGCACATAGGTTACGATGCATGAGGAATTACGTAGGAGGTATATTGTAACAACCATTATTATGTacatctctgagtctgcgctaagtatagatatatcaagaattttatcacggtgttgttaacaaagcgaaagaagcaagTCATATTACAATGGATGATACTTGATAAAACATCTTTAAATCAAAAAAAGTATTTTGCAACATCCCAAGAAGTAATTCTAAGAAAAAGACTCTCATTACGTTGACTAACCAAAGGGATGAAATGTTCTTGCTCAGTAAATGAACATGAATTAGCTgtatataaagattaaaaaaaaacaatcgataTATGTCATTGTTACACTTATATCCTATATTGGTTCGCAAACTCGTTATTTTCGACAACAAAATACAATGTTAACGTATATCTGCTtagtttattttatgttttttatgttgttttgatAGGGGGATGTTACATGTAGCTGTTTTTTGGGGCTTATGTCCTTCGGATACGGTCATAATGACtcataatttttgtttatatatatttatgttatactTAGGTAGAGTTGCTTCCTATAACTTTAACATAAAGAGTTTTCTCTCAAACGTGTACCGCATAACACtgtttttttctaatctttttcATAGGGGAAACATATTTTAAATGGAGCTCGACGTGAGGACTACAGTATACATATTGGTTTGGATGGAAGTTGCCTCATTACTGATATAAATATGCAATGTATCACATGTTTTCCACCTAAATCAGTACCTCGGACTAATAACAGTGATGTGGACATGGTTTATGTTTTAGTAAGTGAAATATATAATTGATGTGTGCGAGAGTAAAGTTCATAAAATGCATGTGTCATTCACTGTGTTGAACATTTGCCAGATCATGAAGGTTATTTCCTTCAAaactaaaatgcaaaaaatgaatatgtaaatgttaatTATCTACCTTCATAACGGTATCTTATCAAATAGTTTTATGCTTTGTTATGGTGTCTATACcttttaaataatatcaattttGATCATTTTCTAAAGCTTTTTCTGTTACATTTGTCCTATGTCGAATAGCTTTCACAAATTGGTTGTACTGCTTATTGTGTTTGTGACTAGAAAGAAACTGTATGTAAATATTCGCTTAGCAACAGAGGAAATAAGTAGTAATGgttaaaaatcatcaaattttaaaacttataagTTGCTCAATCAGAATACATTCAAAAGGTGCTAAGAATATTGATTTTGTGTGATTGTCATGGCAAGTAAACAAAATGTTTGACCGATTTGTTCATTACTtgatgaattgtttttttttttcattgtggaGAGCAAATGTGGTTGTTGCGTGTCTATTAGAACTCACAATACATTTGTCACTATAAACAAAGAATACTTCTTGCATCGAAAATTCTCCTAactttgtttgaatattttcaatcaaacattcaacatgttcaaatgaaATACAATCCTTATATATCTCCGATTTGAGAacttgcatatatataaaaataaaaatcctgAAAGAAGGTTGCGGCATATGTGATGAAGCTAAATACTGTTAAAAGTCGTTTGGTCAATGGTTTAACGAATGCCACCATATTGTGTTGGATAGTTATGGAATATTGTTGGATCTGTTGGACAGATGCCCACGGATATGTGGTAGTCACAAAATGGTTTGACTTATCACTGAAATATACTTATCAACAAATTATTATGTGTCATGTACAAAACAACAGGAACTGCTTAGCCTTCGGGATCACATGAGTTAACTCATACTTTTGTTAAGTGATTCGGCTTATTCAATCATAAGtctctttttttgtttatttttgtcggTTTCAATTCGGTTCTTATTTTATaccatgggtttttttttatttctttcgattttttttttttttggtaattcgTTTCGTCTTGTCTTatttaaattttacaacaaaaatagACAAAGCGTTTTAAGAAACCTGATGAAGGATCTGTAGAAATAATAACTTTAAACAGCTGCTTCATGAAGTAACTACATTTATGGTATCCAAAATTAAAAGCAGTATATTTTAATCTATATTGTTTTCCTATATACtaatgttttacttatttaaaCAAACAGGTGAACGTTGGAAATATTAAAATGTACATTGGTGACTTACAATACAAAGTAGACGTCAATATATTAGGCATCACAGTTGTTTTTTTGGCTGCAGCTTTAGTTACAACTGTTGTCATAGGAATGTTGGCTGTAATTGttttaaagaagaagaaaaagaaggcTATCAAAGAATTCAAAATGGAGCTAATAACAAGGGAAGAAATGATACGAAAAGCTAGTAGAGAAGGTGAATTGGTCTTTATTCTATTAATGcaaaaataaattcttttttgGTCAATTTGGCATCCTAAACGTATGTCATACATGTGTTCATCAACATATAgctaaatcaaatgaaatgacaGTTATCTTAGTACAAACTTGTGCAAACCGAAATGTATTACACAAACCGTCTAGTTTGCATTAATAAAGGTACCTTTTTATACAATCCATGCATTCTTGGTTCGACAGAAATAGCATTATAGTCCTATAGGTCCTTCCAAAGATTTAATAATGTTTGATTTTCATTTGAATCCAACTGTATGTGTTGTTTGTACTTTGTAAATGGTGCTTTTAACATTTAAACGTTTTATAGATGTTTATCATTATGAACAAAAGTAAACATGGTAACAATGAACAAAAGTAATAGTCAACCGGTATAAAATCAGGAATTTCAACAACAAATGTACAATGatctttaaaaaatacagaaaaagatatTTCGTCCAAACATTCCTGAACGGAGTCCAGGTTAGTACCTTATTCTATTGATTTCTCAAATACTTCTTATACGGATCTACAACTGCACATTTTTATGGGAATGTTTGTACTGATTCAGATTAAATTATGGCGAAAAGGCTAGTGGCAGTCCTATTTTTGGGTAGAGGTTCTGTCTATGATTACCGTAAGCTATGGTAGTCGTTACTCTCGTCAATTACTTTTGTGTGTAGGTCTGATCAGATGGGTGTTTACAAGTccagaaatgaaaataacaattgaCAAAGtgtatgcgtccgaagcgcttttcttgatttaccttcttCAGAAATGCCCAATGCCGAATATTTGAAACACAAGCATGTATAAGAACCAAAACCGTTGtagagctatatgaccaaaaagaacataaaataataactaaATCCATTAAAGGTCAAATTTGCATCCATTCTTCATTGTGAATCTTGCTCTGCTGGTATTTCCTGGTACTGACCTAATAGTATTACTTCACAATAACAAAATCCTTTATACTtcttatgatacttttttttatagaatttgcTGATGCTCAGATGAATATTAGAGACATAAAATCTGACCTCGTTACTGCAAGAGTACCATTTTTAGATTATCAAACCTATATTCTTCATCTACTCTTTCCAAACCAAGATAATATGTCTAACCCATTGCTTCACGATTTAGAGGTAAAATTCACACTACATTGtctgttttcaaaaataaaacattttaaatatattagtTGTGATATATGTACATAATTACTTACTAGTTATATGAGGGTGTACTAAATATATAAAGCTTAACGTTGCTTGTTTTCATTCGTCGACAATGTTTTACATGTTTGAAAATTCTACAGGTTAAATAGATTTTTCATACTTTAGTTATCTGTTACATTATTTGAATTGCTTACAACAATTATTTCTGTTTTCATCAGTGGTAAAAAGGTAATGTTATTAATAAGTTCTTGATTAAATAGCATACAAACAAACGCAACATTATTTTTCTTTCTGAAACTTTAAACGAATTAACAGTTGCAAACTAATGGTATGTTTGactatatatttcaaatatattgtaTCCTTGTGTTTACAAATCAATAGTGGACAGCTTCGTTAGAGAACATCAATACATGGCCAAAAAAGGAcgaaagaaaaacaacaatatcaaaacatagaaaacaaaatcaCTGAGCAAAACGGACTTCACCAATGTATGCCGTAAGTTTTCAGTTTTACTTTCCACATCATATGATGTTGTACACACCGTCACATACTAAATTTTATAATGGGCAATCCAATTCATACTTTTATTCTTTGAGCAGTCAAACTTATAGTTTTTGAATGAAATTGTTAAACTGTAGAAAATGTTCTTCTTATTTcagatatcaaatgaaagaaaccCCATAATAAGAAGTGCAATGGAAAAATTCGAAATATTGTTGTCGAACAAGCTTTTCCTAAAGTCACTCATCCAAACGTTAGATAGACCAAATATGCTTACAATGCAAGAAAAGtaataatgatatattatatttgtttgttattgacctttatacaaattataataaTTGATGATTAGCAATCTATATGTTATCTAATCATTACTACTACACACCGTGGTAAGTTTTATCAATGATAATTTCATAGCAGGATAGTTCACTGTTGCCACTTGTGCTCTTAGAGCCAAATGTATTACAAATAAACGGAAATGGTAGTCGGTCAGAATACTGAGTACATTTTAGTGTTAAACGCCAACGCATCATGATTTGTgtttccttttcctttttttagctcacctggcccgaagggccaagtgagcttttctcatcactttgcgtccgtcgtccgtcgtcgtctgttaactttttacaaaaattttctcctctgaaactactgggtcaaattgaaccaaacttggccacaatcatcattggggtatctagttttaaaatgtgtccgttgacttggccagccaaccaagatggccgccatggctacaaatagaacataggggtaaaatgtagattttggcttataactctaaaaccaaagcatttagagcaaatctgacatggtaaacattgtgtataaacagcagtaatgttcagcaaagtaagatctacaaataagtcaatagaccaaaatggtcagttgaccccttaaggagtaattgccctttatagtcaattttaccaatttttcttaattttttgtaatcttctcctctgaaactactgaaccaaatttacctaaacttggccacaatcattatttgggtatctggtttaaaaaatgtgtccggtgaccaagccagccaacaaagatggccgccatggctaaaaatagaacataggggtaaaatgtagattttggcttataactctgaaaccaaagcaattagagcaaatctgacatggtaaaCATTGTGTATCAATTCAacatctatctgccttgaaattttcagatgaatcggacaaccggttgttgggttgctaccccttcattggtaattttaaggaaattttgccgttttgggttattatcttgaatattattatagatagagataaactgtaaacagcaataatgttcagcaaagtaagatctacaaataagtcaacatgaccaaaatggtcagttgaccccttaaggagttattgccctttatagtaaattttaccaattcttcttaaatttttgtaatcttttacaaaaaccttcaatctcctctgaaactacaaagacaaatgtaaccaaacttgtccacaatcatcataagagtatctagttttaaaaatgtgtccgatgaccctgcctgtGAACCatgatggcagacatggctaaaaatagtacatagggtaaaatgcagtttttggttaatatctctgaaactgaagcatttagaccAAACCTGACTGGTGGCAAAAATGCtcatcagatttagatatatctgccctgtaattttcagaCAATGCTGACAaccagttgttaggttgctgcccctgagttagtaattttacggaaattttgctgttttttgctattatcttagatataaTACTATAAactatgattttaaccttattttacatgatttccaaagcataaaaaaatacaggtgagcgacacaggctctttagagcctctagtttcatgtTACTAAGCACGGTAAACACTCTTGCTTCCTTTTGAATTACCTATTCAGCATACCAACACGACAAcctcatttaaaataaaatgatgtcAGTTTTGCTTAATAGTTTAatgattttttatataagtatgtCGTACATAATTTTGAAAATGGATATTCAATAAGTCGTAATTGTATATATTTCAGGGCTCATTTTTCCTCACTTTTGTCGATTTCAATGCTCGGAAATATGAGACTCTTATTTGAGTGAGTTTATTTTAAGTTCTTTactgtttttatatattatattataatgaaagTGTTCATGTAAGAAAGAAGACATGCTTTAAAAAGACTGTGCAACTTAAAGATATTATATTTTGTTCAGTGATACAAATTGATATAGATGGTTTGATTCAGATGtgtttttatactttttgccGTTTAGAATTTCATCGATATATATCTATCATATTTCCCAATTACAATCCCGATCTTACCCATTAAACATGTAATTCATTCATGCCGTTTTCCAGTTTCATGATATAAGTTTAAGATGTAATAGTAAATAGTCAGCACACTTTACTGTCCTTTTAATTCTCTTAGGCACAGTTTTACGATCATATTTCTTGTTTTGAGGGTTGTCTATTTTCGTTGATATAGTTCAATATGAGTTGTGATAATGTGAGCAATGGGTTTCAACAATTCTAGAGTAACACGACGAGTGTCACTTTTGTGGAAAATGCTAACCGTTTCAAAGCATGCTATATTACAACCCGTTTTGCGGGACTCGTGATACTCAACTTATATTGTTTGTGTGGTATTGTTtcgacaattattttttttacatttttattttatctatggTGCTGTCTGTCTATGCTTTTATCTCCCCTTGTCATCATCTGTTTAGTTTCTAGAATGACCTCGTTTAGTCATactggttttatttattttcttttgaattttgtaGTTTGGTTCATTGTTTGTTGGAAGATATGATTCGGTCATCaactaaaaaacaacaaaaagtattATTCAGAAGGTAACTCTATTAGAGTAAACTAGTAAGTttagttttataatatatttgcataaaatcttttaaattatctacaaaaaataaatattaactttTATAATTGATGAATAATACTTTCCTAtcatataaatagatatatggtttaaatgaaattaaatatatggtttaaatgaaatatttccaATATTATTTATCATTGATTGCTTCATTTGTAGGTTTGATTCTATTGTCCTGAGGTTGATGGTAAATTGGTTACAGATTGGACTGTTTAGACACTTAACTGTATGTAGTGTTCCAAATGAAAAGTACCGTTTATAAATTTGTGCGTTTAAAGCTTTTTTGTCCAGATTAATCTTCATCATTTAAAAGGTagagatgtataaatacgtagaaACGCAAGGATATGCTACAAAAAAGGACATAGAAATTACCAatttcatctaaagtcaactttgcctgaggaaaTTGGAACCTTCGttatttaatttctgaattttcaacgGTGAATTTTAGaataatattttacaaagtatGTCAGTACCAAAGCATTACCTGCTAAACATTGACCAAAATGTATTGAATATTAAATTATCCACtatcaaatatgtaacatattaatttattattgcaggaatgtattgttttatgaatatttatatattaaatatatataactcGTGATTATATTATTCATGATTTCAATCAGAAGATCCGAACTTGATAATAATAATCATTTCTACgtatatttcattaaattaaattttcaaaattgaagtATTGAAATGAAATGCAAGATATTTTAACTCAATTCCTTTTGTCATTTACATATGAATAACCGATTTGAATTACATAATTACAGTCACACAGCGGTATGCAACTGTTTATGTTATACAAAGCAGTTCAGACAATTACAGAAATGGGACCAATTGATGCACTAACTGGTAGTTCAAAGAATACCATTGCAGAAGAGAAGCTATTGAAAATGCGGATCGAACATCAAAATCTTGTAAGAAAAATATCAGTCACCCGCtagtaatccatttttttttatttaaaccgcCAATGTTGTTCAGTTAGATCATAAAAGACTGAACACAGATTATTTTCATCAATGTTATGCGTTTCAGACATGTTTTATACGTTTCGGACATTTTAGATGGAATAATATAGTGTGTTTCAGAAACAAATTGATAATAGAGCATGGTATTCACAGTTTTTATGCACAAGTAAATGGATTTAAAGCTATACAATCTACTTTTGCCccacgtcaggagcctgtaattcagtggctgtcgtttgttactgtatatcatatttgtttttcgttcattattttgtaaataaatcaggccgttagttttctcgtttgaattggtttacattcgtcatttcggggccttttatagctgactatgcggtattggttttactcattgttgaagaccgtacggtgacctatagtttttctgtgtcatttggtctcttgtggagcgttgtctcattggcaatcataccacatattcttatttttatatactgaCGTCATTTGTAATATTATCATTAGTTCAATTATAGACGGACATTCATTTAAGAAGACAGCAAGGGGCAAACAACAACTCAAAGAAATAAACAGCTCGAGCAAACAGATGAACATTCAAACTACAGCCAATTAAACACTGCCAAGGAAAATATATGATTGAGCTATACGGCCCTATTCCCTGCTTCCGGATAAATAACCTAATGCATTTGAGTGCTTCAGAAGGGTCAGAACTTTATGTTGTCAAACATCTGAATAAAAACGTTTCATGAACTTTGTAAGATGAATTTGTATATATGTCGAAACAATCGTACTAAGCATGATTAACATGAATAAACGCAAAGTAATTTCACGTTCATTCTTTTAATTTAGTACACAATGATCTATTAACCTTTAATAGCCGACTATActacggtatgggttttctcattgttgaaggccgtataattgcttacatctaccTCATTTGCactttggtggatatttgtctcattgacaatcatacactatctccttatttatatattgtttaagtaatctaaaaatatttaacagttaTTGAGTTGGAAAAACTTTAACCCCCTTTATGGACTTTTACATTTTTAGTGAATCTGAAAAATCTTTGAAAttctatttaaaagaaaaaaaaatgaaaatttcttgaaaattttgtttaataaaacatTTCTTTATACCTTACTTGATTATTTATGTTCTGAAGCATTGTCTTACTTTCAAAAAAGTAAGACTACATTAATTTTCCAATAAATAATTACCAAAAAGCCAAATATTTCCTGTCCAATGAACGAGAATATAATATATGCTTTTAATAAAGGAGAACGGGCTTGGTTCAGCATATCATCATCAGgtgataatgtatttgttttttagaCATTACAAATAGATTTGAATGGAAATAGTGACCAGCATTATCCTGTTAAAGTTCTTGACTGTGATACAATATCACAGGTCAAACAGAAATGTTGTGCGCAGATTTATAAGAACAAACCTGCTTCAGAAATACCGCACAATGATGAACTATATTTAGGTACGCAATTATTATCCCAACtacaatacatttaaaaaaaaacatttatgcaTCAAGATTACAAATGTTCTAGGCATTGCAAAAGAAAGATAAATATactaacaaaactttgaataaacgacaaagaaaaaatattattttggtgTTTAGGGATATTGCTCAGACTCTTTTGATACTTTAATGAGAAATAGATCATTTCCGTAAGCAAGTGTAGAATTAACCTATACATATCAATGGTTAAAATTAAATTCACTCATATATATGTTGAAAATGTGCATTTCGTCACGGTCCTTTTCCTTTTAAATCCTATCACTTTATATAAATTAAGTATGTTACATTTGAGGCCCACCGAAATactcgttgttttttttttctaataatagaATGGCAAGAAGGAAGTGCAGGAAAACTTACACTGAATGATATTGACAACACCAGTGAAAAAAACAATGGACTGGTTTGTCTAAATACTTTGAAGCATTATATGGTGAACAACAACAGTAAAATGGCCCTTATGTACAAGCCTCATGTTGAAGAGGATGTCTATGGTAAATAGTTTCAtcaatttatacattttcaaacaatttttatttcgtttgctttgaaaaaaaaaa
Encoded here:
- the LOC143059488 gene encoding plexin-B3-like, giving the protein MTLLNVIIDDLTILTLNGTFEYLADPTFDNSNKSHKVQQSGGATFTIHGEGFNNVGEITVERVDKPCDVPTDNSAVCETPPKLKNQPDSQTIIVKFDGLILPVTIEYVDDPTFKKFEGLYEYDKESAIQIKVNVGNIKMYIGDLQYKVDVNILGITVVFLAAALVTTVVIGMLAVIVLKKKKKKAIKEFKMELITREEMIRKASREEFADAQMNIRDIKSDLVTARVPFLDYQTYILHLLFPNQDNILVHCLLEDMIRSSTKKQQKVLFRRFDSIVLRLMVNWLQIGLFRHLTSHSGMQLFMLYKAVQTITEMGPIDALTGSSKNTIAEEKLLKMRIEHQNLTLQIDLNGNSDQHYPVKVLDCDTISQVKQKCCAQIYKNKPASEIPHNDELYLEWQEGSAGKLTLNDIDNTSEKNNGLVCLNTLKHYMVNNNSKMALMYKPHVEEDVYVNSQGFRTESVTSEDISLLVADNGEGEVVEIQKWHLVY